The Mucilaginibacter mallensis genome has a segment encoding these proteins:
- a CDS encoding (Fe-S)-binding protein gives MADMAAQGKEPEILFWVGCAGSFDERAQKITRDICKILNHVGISFAVLGTEESCTGDPAKRAGNEFLFQMQAMTNIQVLNGYNIKKIVTGCPHCFNTIKNEYPGLGGTYEVIHHTQLIQQLIDDGKLKAEGGESFKGKKITYHDPCYLGRGNNVYEAPRRALEILDTELVEMKRCKSNGLCCGAGGAQMFKEAEPGKKEINDERIDEAITTNATIVAAACPFCMTMLTDGVKHRDKEDEIKVLDIAEITVRANGL, from the coding sequence ATGGCCGATATGGCTGCACAAGGCAAAGAACCCGAAATACTTTTTTGGGTGGGATGCGCAGGCAGCTTTGATGAGCGTGCACAAAAAATAACACGGGATATCTGCAAGATACTCAACCATGTTGGTATCAGCTTCGCGGTATTAGGTACAGAGGAAAGCTGTACCGGCGACCCTGCCAAACGTGCCGGTAACGAGTTTTTGTTCCAGATGCAGGCCATGACCAATATACAGGTACTTAACGGTTACAACATAAAAAAGATAGTAACCGGTTGCCCGCATTGTTTCAACACCATAAAAAACGAATACCCTGGCTTAGGCGGCACTTATGAAGTGATCCACCACACCCAGCTTATACAGCAACTGATTGATGACGGCAAGCTAAAAGCCGAAGGCGGCGAAAGCTTCAAAGGCAAAAAGATCACCTATCACGATCCTTGTTATTTAGGCAGAGGCAATAATGTTTACGAAGCCCCGCGCCGTGCATTGGAAATACTGGATACCGAACTGGTGGAGATGAAGCGCTGCAAATCAAACGGATTGTGCTGCGGTGCAGGTGGCGCGCAAATGTTTAAGGAAGCGGAACCCGGTAAAAAAGAGATCAACGATGAGCGCATTGACGAGGCCATCACCACCAATGCCACCATAGTAGCCGCAGCCTGCCCCTTCTGCATGACCATGCTCACCGATGGCGTAAAACACCGCGATAAAGAAGATGAAATTAAAGTGCTTGATATTGCTGAGATAACTGTGAGGGCGAACGGATTGTAA
- a CDS encoding (Fe-S)-binding protein — translation MIAQTIFILILTAAIYLFSKNVGKIRRNILLGKDTDRSDQPAKRWKVMAKVALGQSKMVKRPVAAVMHFFIYVGFVIINLEVMEIMIDGIFGSHRIFSRPLGSLYGLLIGSFEILAVLVLVACVVFLIRRNIIHLKRFSGVEMTEWPKSDANYILCIEILLMSAFLTMNAADYKLQALHFGEYIKAGSFPVSSLIAPLLSNNAHTLVITERICWWFHITGILAFLNYLPYSKHFHILLAFPNTYFSNLNPKGQFTNMASVTNEVKAMLDPSFVPEPAPEGSRFGAKDVTDLTWKNLMEAYTCTECGRCTSVCPANITGKLLSPRKIMMDTRDRITEVGKNIDLHGKDYHDDKSLLDNYITREELWACTSCNACTEACPVNINPLEIIIEMRRYAVMEEAQAPASLNNMFGNMENNGAPWKYSPSDRANWIEGK, via the coding sequence ATGATTGCACAAACCATATTCATCCTCATTTTAACGGCCGCCATCTACCTGTTCAGCAAAAACGTTGGCAAAATACGGCGCAATATCCTGTTAGGTAAAGATACCGACCGCTCCGATCAACCCGCCAAACGCTGGAAGGTGATGGCAAAAGTAGCCCTCGGTCAAAGCAAAATGGTTAAACGCCCCGTAGCTGCCGTTATGCACTTTTTTATCTATGTGGGCTTTGTTATCATCAACCTCGAGGTAATGGAGATCATGATAGATGGTATCTTCGGTTCGCACCGCATATTTTCACGCCCCCTGGGTAGCTTGTACGGTTTACTCATCGGTAGCTTTGAAATACTGGCGGTATTGGTACTGGTGGCTTGCGTGGTGTTCCTTATCCGCAGAAATATCATCCACTTAAAACGCTTCAGCGGCGTTGAAATGACCGAATGGCCAAAATCCGATGCCAATTATATCCTTTGTATCGAGATCCTGCTCATGTCGGCATTCCTCACTATGAACGCTGCTGATTATAAGCTCCAGGCCCTCCATTTCGGCGAATATATTAAAGCGGGCAGTTTCCCGGTAAGCAGTTTAATAGCGCCATTGCTGTCAAACAATGCGCACACGCTGGTAATTACCGAGCGTATATGCTGGTGGTTCCACATTACGGGCATCCTGGCATTTTTAAATTACCTGCCTTATTCAAAGCATTTCCATATCCTGCTGGCTTTCCCCAATACCTATTTTTCAAACCTGAACCCGAAGGGACAGTTCACTAATATGGCATCAGTTACCAATGAGGTAAAGGCTATGCTTGACCCCTCCTTTGTTCCCGAACCGGCTCCCGAGGGCAGTCGCTTTGGCGCCAAGGATGTAACCGACCTCACCTGGAAAAACCTGATGGAAGCCTATACCTGCACCGAGTGCGGGCGTTGTACATCGGTTTGCCCGGCAAATATTACAGGCAAACTGCTATCGCCCCGCAAGATTATGATGGATACGCGCGATCGTATAACCGAAGTAGGCAAAAACATCGATCTGCATGGTAAGGATTACCACGACGATAAATCATTATTAGATAACTACATTACCCGCGAAGAACTTTGGGCCTGCACCAGCTGCAACGCCTGCACAGAAGCCTGCCCGGTAAACATAAACCCGCTGGAGATCATCATCGAGATGCGCCGCTATGCCGTAATGGAAGAAGCCCAGGCCCCGGCCAGCCTTAACAATATGTTCGGTAATATGGAAAATAACGGCGCCCCATGGAAGTATTCACCATCGGATAGGGCTAACTGGATAGAGGGAAAATAA
- a CDS encoding phage integrase SAM-like domain-containing protein: MATVGIKIHKHHKKADGTYNVKIRVSHKGEKRYIDTPHFVVDKQLTSKCTLKDAILKQILNKTLDDYRVTISNLGPKLELFNAETLKNHLRDRNESMDFFKFCHDHIEGLKKQGRKGSAGTLNTVLLSLRDYFKDNTVSPLEINEWMLGAYEKHLRAERKLERLNQGKLITRTVKGMGDASVHNHFRDLRILFKAAMKYYNKPQIGEIRIPYCPFDNYKIVDAPGTRKRNLTLEQIKAIRDCKVPNIGAIPSMN, encoded by the coding sequence ATGGCTACTGTAGGTATTAAAATTCACAAACACCACAAAAAAGCAGATGGAACTTACAATGTAAAAATCAGGGTGTCACACAAAGGGGAAAAGAGATATATCGATACGCCCCACTTTGTTGTAGACAAACAGCTAACCTCCAAATGCACTTTGAAGGATGCGATCTTAAAGCAAATTTTGAACAAGACCCTGGATGATTACCGGGTAACGATCAGTAACCTGGGACCTAAATTAGAACTCTTTAACGCGGAAACCTTAAAGAACCATTTAAGGGACAGGAACGAATCTATGGACTTTTTCAAGTTCTGTCATGACCACATAGAGGGTCTAAAGAAACAAGGGCGAAAAGGGTCAGCAGGGACGTTGAATACTGTTTTGCTCAGCCTGCGTGATTATTTTAAAGATAATACTGTATCGCCTTTAGAAATCAACGAGTGGATGCTCGGCGCCTATGAGAAACACTTACGGGCTGAAAGAAAACTGGAACGTCTAAATCAAGGCAAACTGATTACTCGGACAGTAAAGGGAATGGGTGACGCTTCCGTACACAATCATTTCAGGGATTTGCGAATATTGTTTAAAGCGGCAATGAAATATTATAACAAACCGCAAATCGGCGAGATCAGGATACCCTATTGCCCTTTTGATAATTACAAAATCGTTGATGCCCCGGGAACGAGGAAACGAAACCTAACGCTTGAGCAGATTAAAGCAATCCGTGATTGCAAAGTGCCTAATATAGGAGCAATACCGTCAATGAATTAA
- a CDS encoding glycoside hydrolase family 43 protein — protein sequence MRNAIYRLWMAALIITLIAPCLYAQKATNPIIYADVPDISIVRVGNSYYMSSTTMHMSPGVPIMKSNDLVTWKMVDYAYDTLGNVDALNLTNGKNAYGQGSWASSIRFHNGTYYVSTFSANTNKTHIYSTKNIEKGPWKARSFAPDLGDHSLFFDDDGKVYMISGSGDLRLVELNKDLSGIKPGGTDKTIIKKANVPSGGIGLGPEGSQLFKINSKYYLFNITWPPGHVRTVIIHRADKITGPYEGRIGLQDLGVAQGGLVEAPNGAWYSYLFRDYGAVGRIPYLVPVKWEDGWPVLGTKGKVPDTLDLPAGKGLIPGIVVSDEFTRKKGERALPLVWQWNHNPDNSLWSVTQRKGYLRLTTGRIDTDFVMARNSLTQRTIGPVCSGTISLDVSNMKDGDFAGLGLLQKNYGLAGVKITGDSKAVIMINASTGKPVEAQTIPLDQKVVYFKAECNFTNRKDVADFFYSLDGKTWIPLGTQLKMAYTFPHFMGYRFALFNYATKNIGGSADFDFFHITDSISPEQQSRVN from the coding sequence ATGAGAAATGCGATTTACAGGTTATGGATGGCGGCCTTAATTATCACGCTTATAGCGCCGTGTTTATACGCGCAAAAAGCCACTAATCCTATTATTTATGCAGATGTACCAGACATATCAATAGTACGCGTAGGCAATAGCTATTACATGAGCAGCACAACGATGCACATGAGTCCCGGTGTACCGATCATGAAGTCGAACGACCTGGTGACCTGGAAGATGGTGGATTATGCATATGATACTTTAGGAAACGTTGATGCATTAAATCTCACAAATGGCAAAAACGCATATGGGCAGGGGTCGTGGGCAAGTTCTATTCGTTTCCATAATGGCACCTATTATGTAAGCACATTTTCTGCAAATACCAATAAAACGCACATTTACAGTACTAAAAATATCGAAAAAGGTCCGTGGAAAGCCAGGTCATTTGCCCCCGACCTGGGTGATCACTCCTTGTTTTTTGATGATGACGGAAAAGTGTATATGATTAGCGGGAGCGGAGATTTAAGGTTAGTTGAATTAAATAAGGACCTTTCCGGTATAAAGCCTGGCGGAACGGACAAAACTATCATTAAAAAGGCAAACGTGCCTTCGGGCGGCATTGGTCTCGGTCCCGAGGGCTCTCAGCTGTTTAAGATAAACAGCAAATATTATCTTTTCAATATTACATGGCCACCGGGCCACGTACGCACTGTTATAATCCACCGGGCAGATAAGATCACCGGTCCGTACGAAGGACGAATTGGCCTCCAGGATTTAGGTGTGGCGCAAGGCGGATTGGTGGAAGCGCCAAATGGGGCCTGGTATTCTTATTTGTTCCGCGATTATGGCGCAGTGGGCCGTATACCCTATTTGGTTCCTGTAAAGTGGGAGGATGGATGGCCCGTTTTGGGCACTAAGGGCAAAGTGCCCGATACTCTCGATTTGCCGGCCGGTAAAGGTTTGATCCCGGGCATTGTTGTATCAGACGAGTTTACCCGTAAAAAAGGCGAACGGGCATTACCGCTGGTTTGGCAATGGAACCACAATCCGGATAATAGCTTGTGGTCTGTTACACAGCGGAAAGGGTATTTACGACTCACCACCGGCAGGATTGACACCGATTTCGTGATGGCGCGAAATTCTTTGACACAACGCACCATCGGCCCGGTATGCTCCGGGACAATTTCGCTCGACGTTTCTAATATGAAAGATGGTGATTTCGCGGGTTTGGGCCTTTTGCAAAAAAATTACGGGTTGGCCGGTGTCAAAATAACCGGGGATAGCAAAGCTGTCATAATGATCAATGCAAGCACCGGGAAACCTGTAGAAGCACAAACAATCCCCCTGGACCAAAAGGTAGTATACTTTAAGGCGGAATGCAATTTTACGAACAGAAAAGACGTGGCAGATTTTTTTTATAGCCTGGACGGGAAAACGTGGATACCATTGGGCACACAATTAAAAATGGCCTATACCTTCCCGCATTTCATGGGCTATCGTTTTGCTTTGTTTAATTATGCTACAAAAAATATAGGGGGATCGGCTGACTTTGACTTTTTTCATATAACAGATTCCATTTCCCCGGAACAGCAAAGCAGGGTAAATTAA
- a CDS encoding alpha-L-arabinofuranosidase C-terminal domain-containing protein, with protein MMKKLLPISSLCLFLFTATSLKAQNPKLTLDLTKPGANVSPQLYGLMTEEINHSYDGGLYAELIKNRIFKDNPNTSEAWSLIREGGAKATIQLVAANPGNVPTDQQRQAINGALTTCLRLVVDTGGGRAGIANEGYWGIPVLPNTTYNASFYIKGTDNKPFPTQPWDPKPTVAVPIIADNTAGPITVSIESNDGKTVYASGTINLVKSTFWKKYELKLTTGADVKPTSAARFVISTKRTGVYYFNLVSLFPPTYHNRPNGNRIDIMKLLADMKPRFLRFPGGNFLEGPKLTDAFPWKTTLGPLEGRPGHTGSWGYRPSDGMGLLEFLEWCEDLKMEPLLAVYAGYSLDGDHVDAGPLLKPYVDDALNEIEYVMGDIHTYWGAKRAADGHPAPFKLSYVEIGNEDGFDESGSYDGRFAQFYDGIKAKYPNLHCISTIGGKDWLGGRGKLTIRKPEVVDEHYYRDAWGMEADAAHYDNYDRNGYKVFVGEWATTEGKPTTNLNAALGDAAWMTGMERNSDLVIRSCYAPLFANVNKATSTAPKAWQWESNLIGYDALTSFGSPSYYVQKMFNSYIGNKVVPVAGVNIPTQTRPANKTDSAANKMPDPIPAMFYVATQDTNTGKLFLKVVNATGKPQQVDIDLNGAGQLSPEGTLVVIKGDKPEDTNTISDPKKIVPVISKVSGISKKFTRTFDAYSVSMLQINTLTK; from the coding sequence ATGATGAAAAAATTATTACCCATTTCAAGTTTGTGCCTGTTCCTGTTCACTGCAACAAGCTTGAAAGCGCAAAACCCTAAGCTTACGCTTGATTTAACTAAACCCGGCGCAAACGTAAGTCCGCAACTGTACGGGTTGATGACCGAAGAGATCAACCATTCGTATGATGGTGGTTTGTATGCCGAACTGATCAAAAACCGGATATTTAAGGACAACCCAAATACGTCGGAAGCATGGAGTCTGATCAGGGAGGGAGGTGCGAAGGCCACGATTCAATTAGTTGCCGCAAACCCCGGCAATGTACCTACTGATCAGCAGCGCCAGGCAATTAATGGCGCGTTAACTACTTGTTTAAGACTTGTGGTTGATACCGGCGGTGGTAGGGCCGGTATTGCAAATGAAGGTTATTGGGGCATACCTGTTTTGCCTAATACAACTTATAACGCTTCTTTTTATATTAAGGGTACGGACAACAAGCCATTCCCCACCCAACCCTGGGATCCCAAGCCTACAGTTGCTGTTCCGATAATTGCGGATAACACGGCCGGGCCCATAACCGTAAGCATAGAAAGCAATGACGGTAAAACGGTATATGCCTCGGGCACTATTAATTTGGTAAAAAGCACCTTTTGGAAAAAATATGAACTTAAATTAACAACAGGCGCTGATGTTAAACCAACATCTGCCGCCCGTTTTGTTATTTCAACAAAACGCACAGGGGTTTATTATTTTAACCTCGTCTCCTTATTTCCCCCAACTTATCATAACCGTCCGAATGGGAACCGGATAGATATAATGAAGTTATTGGCCGATATGAAACCCCGTTTTTTACGTTTTCCTGGTGGTAATTTCCTTGAAGGCCCCAAGCTAACTGATGCCTTTCCATGGAAGACCACTTTAGGCCCGCTTGAGGGGAGACCCGGACATACCGGCTCGTGGGGTTACCGCCCTAGCGACGGGATGGGGTTACTTGAATTTTTAGAATGGTGCGAAGACCTTAAAATGGAACCGCTGCTTGCCGTTTATGCCGGCTATTCACTCGATGGTGACCATGTAGACGCAGGCCCGCTTTTAAAGCCATATGTAGATGATGCGTTAAATGAAATTGAATATGTTATGGGCGACATACATACGTACTGGGGCGCTAAGCGCGCAGCAGACGGGCACCCGGCACCTTTTAAACTCAGCTATGTGGAGATTGGTAACGAAGACGGGTTTGATGAGTCTGGTAGTTACGATGGACGTTTTGCCCAGTTTTATGATGGTATTAAAGCCAAATACCCTAACCTTCACTGTATTTCAACCATCGGCGGTAAGGATTGGCTTGGAGGAAGAGGTAAATTAACTATTCGCAAGCCCGAAGTTGTAGATGAACATTACTACCGCGATGCCTGGGGGATGGAAGCGGATGCGGCACATTATGATAACTACGACCGCAATGGATATAAAGTGTTTGTAGGTGAATGGGCAACAACAGAAGGCAAACCGACCACCAATTTGAATGCTGCCCTTGGTGATGCTGCCTGGATGACCGGTATGGAACGTAACTCAGACCTCGTTATCCGCTCATGCTACGCGCCTTTATTTGCAAATGTAAATAAGGCTACCTCAACCGCGCCGAAAGCATGGCAATGGGAATCAAACCTGATAGGTTATGATGCATTGACAAGTTTTGGGTCACCATCGTATTATGTGCAGAAGATGTTTAATAGCTATATTGGTAATAAGGTGGTTCCTGTGGCGGGTGTAAATATACCAACCCAAACGCGGCCTGCTAATAAAACAGACAGCGCGGCGAACAAAATGCCCGACCCTATACCAGCCATGTTTTATGTAGCTACCCAGGACACCAACACGGGAAAACTGTTTCTAAAAGTAGTAAATGCAACAGGAAAGCCGCAGCAGGTAGATATCGATTTAAATGGGGCTGGACAGTTATCTCCAGAGGGCACCCTCGTGGTAATAAAAGGCGATAAACCCGAAGATACGAACACGATCAGCGATCCCAAAAAAATAGTTCCGGTTATCAGTAAGGTAAGCGGGATCAGTAAAAAATTTACAAGAACATTCGATGCCTACTCGGTAAGCATGCTTCAAATAAATACGTTAACTAAGTAA
- a CDS encoding glycoside hydrolase family 43 protein — protein sequence MKKLLHLLSLCMFLFTATSLKAQNPIIQTKFTADPAPMVYHDTVFLYTSHDVTTSYDFNMQDWHLFSTIDMVNWTDRGAPLSLKTFSWANADAWAGQCIFRNGKFYWYVPMNRADGKGMAIGVAVGPTAEGPFIDAIGHPLAYTGLGDIDPTVFIDTDGQAYLYWGNPHLFYVKLNQDMISYSGEIQTVPLTEQGFGKRTGNPNRFTQYEEGPWFYKRNNLYYMVYAAGGVPEHIAYSTSAGPTGPWVNRDTLMRFIQKNGAFTNHCGMIDYHGISYFFYHDQALPGGGGFTRSVCVDQYTYQPDGTIPMITPTTQGVIKAVRNLDPFVRQEAETIAWESGVSTATGNNGIYVTDIDSGDYIKVRNVDFKRDPKSFYANVAANTDGGIIEIHIDRPDGFLVGTLSVKNTGGLDIWGTQSVAVNKERGIHDVYFVFKGSQGHLFNFNWWKFN from the coding sequence ATGAAAAAATTATTACACCTTTTAAGTTTGTGCATGTTCCTGTTCACTGCAACAAGCTTGAAAGCGCAAAACCCAATTATCCAAACCAAGTTTACAGCCGATCCGGCACCCATGGTGTACCACGACACCGTGTTTTTGTATACAAGCCACGACGTGACTACATCTTACGATTTCAATATGCAAGATTGGCACTTATTTTCAACCATAGATATGGTGAATTGGACCGACAGGGGCGCGCCGTTATCGTTAAAAACATTCTCATGGGCAAATGCAGATGCCTGGGCCGGGCAGTGTATTTTTCGTAATGGTAAATTTTACTGGTATGTGCCAATGAACCGGGCCGACGGCAAAGGTATGGCTATTGGGGTAGCCGTTGGCCCAACAGCCGAAGGGCCATTTATTGATGCCATTGGCCATCCCTTAGCTTATACTGGCCTTGGCGATATTGATCCTACGGTATTTATTGATACCGATGGCCAGGCTTATCTGTATTGGGGAAACCCACATTTGTTTTATGTGAAATTAAATCAGGATATGATCTCTTATTCAGGAGAGATACAAACAGTCCCGCTTACAGAGCAAGGGTTTGGGAAACGTACCGGAAATCCCAACCGTTTTACCCAATACGAGGAAGGGCCCTGGTTTTATAAACGAAACAATTTATACTATATGGTATATGCTGCCGGTGGTGTGCCGGAGCACATCGCTTATTCTACCAGTGCGGGGCCAACTGGTCCTTGGGTGAACCGGGATACACTTATGCGCTTTATTCAAAAAAACGGCGCATTTACAAACCACTGTGGGATGATAGATTACCATGGTATATCATACTTTTTTTATCATGACCAAGCTTTACCAGGCGGAGGGGGCTTTACAAGGTCTGTTTGTGTTGATCAATATACTTATCAACCTGACGGTACAATTCCTATGATCACCCCGACTACCCAAGGCGTGATCAAAGCAGTAAGAAACCTGGATCCTTTTGTTCGTCAGGAGGCAGAAACAATAGCCTGGGAATCGGGTGTTAGTACCGCAACAGGTAATAATGGAATATACGTAACAGATATAGATAGTGGTGATTATATTAAAGTACGGAACGTCGATTTTAAAAGAGACCCAAAATCATTTTATGCGAATGTGGCAGCAAATACTGATGGAGGTATAATAGAGATACACATTGACAGGCCCGACGGTTTCTTAGTGGGCACTTTATCCGTAAAAAACACAGGCGGTTTGGATATATGGGGGACCCAATCTGTTGCGGTTAACAAAGAAAGGGGTATTCACGATGTGTACTTTGTGTTTAAAGGTAGCCAGGGACATTTGTTTAATTTCAACTGGTGGAAATTCAATTAG
- a CDS encoding glycoside hydrolase family 27 protein: MGWNSYNCYGMAVHEDEVKANADYMAKNLKAHGWQYIVVDFLWSLDSRSSNPDQKRLANGSYSPWLAMDQWGRLTPDTTKFPSAFGGKGFKPLAAYVHSLGLKFGIHVMRGIPRQAVWAKSPVMGTNGITADMIADTNSKCAWMNHMFGLNMAKPGAQEYLNSILKLYAAWDVDFIKVDDLSAPYSIAEIEGYRKAIDNCGRAIVFSTSPGATPVDKADNVKQNANMWRVANDFWDEWNAVLQMFNYGKQWEGLGGPGHWPDCDMIQIGKLSKRGPVGNERYSRFTKDEEYSHMTFWTIFRSPLILGGNLPENREQELKLFTNDEVIAVNQHGTEPRQLYKTNDAMVWYSHVPNSKDIYVALFNLAGQPQDVDVNFAQLGLEGKIAVRDLWEKEDVGTFKKGYKKTINTHGAALLKLSLLN, from the coding sequence ATGGGATGGAACAGTTACAATTGTTACGGTATGGCGGTTCATGAGGATGAGGTAAAAGCAAATGCTGATTACATGGCGAAAAACCTGAAGGCGCATGGCTGGCAATATATAGTGGTGGATTTTTTATGGTCCTTAGATAGCCGAAGTAGCAACCCGGATCAAAAAAGACTTGCAAATGGCTCATATAGCCCCTGGCTGGCGATGGACCAATGGGGGCGTTTAACCCCTGATACAACTAAGTTTCCGTCGGCATTTGGAGGTAAGGGGTTTAAGCCATTGGCTGCCTATGTCCATTCGCTGGGGTTGAAATTTGGTATTCATGTAATGCGTGGCATCCCACGCCAGGCAGTATGGGCAAAATCACCCGTAATGGGCACTAATGGCATAACTGCTGATATGATAGCCGATACTAATTCAAAATGCGCCTGGATGAACCACATGTTTGGCCTGAATATGGCTAAACCCGGTGCGCAGGAATACCTGAATTCAATATTGAAGTTATATGCCGCTTGGGACGTTGATTTTATTAAGGTTGATGACTTATCGGCTCCTTATAGCATTGCGGAGATTGAGGGCTACCGGAAGGCAATTGATAATTGCGGCAGGGCCATCGTGTTTAGTACATCACCGGGGGCTACGCCTGTTGATAAAGCTGATAACGTAAAACAAAATGCCAATATGTGGCGGGTGGCCAATGACTTTTGGGACGAGTGGAACGCCGTATTGCAAATGTTTAATTATGGCAAACAATGGGAAGGCCTTGGCGGGCCCGGCCATTGGCCCGATTGTGATATGATACAGATAGGCAAGTTGTCAAAAAGGGGCCCTGTAGGTAACGAGCGTTATAGCCGTTTTACAAAAGACGAGGAGTATTCGCATATGACATTTTGGACCATCTTCCGCTCCCCGCTAATTTTGGGCGGCAACCTGCCCGAAAACAGGGAACAGGAATTGAAACTGTTTACAAACGATGAGGTGATAGCCGTTAACCAACATGGGACCGAACCGCGCCAGTTATACAAAACTAATGATGCAATGGTTTGGTATTCGCACGTGCCCAATAGTAAAGATATTTATGTCGCTTTATTCAACCTGGCGGGGCAGCCGCAAGATGTGGATGTAAACTTTGCCCAACTTGGCCTGGAAGGAAAGATAGCCGTTCGGGACCTTTGGGAAAAAGAAGATGTAGGTACCTTTAAAAAAGGATATAAAAAAACAATCAATACACACGGGGCCGCTTTGTTAAAACTATCGTTGCTTAATTAA